GCACCGCCGTGTTGCGGCCCAGGTGCTGGTCCGGCAGGAACAACACCCGCTGTCCCCGCTCGAACGCCCAGGTCAGCGCCCGCTTGGCGTTCGACGAGGTGCAGACCACGCCGCCGTTGCGCCCGACGAACCCCTTGATGTCGGCAGACGAGTTCATGTACGTCACCGGCACCGTCGAATCGGCCGCACCCGCGTCTGCGAGGGCCTCCCACGCGGTCTCCACCTGGCCCAACACCGCCATGTCCGCCATCGAACAGCCGGCGGCCAGGTCCGGCAGGATCACCCGCTGGGCGGGACCGGTCAGAATGTCGGCGCTCTCCGCCATGAAGTGCACGCCGCAGAAGACGATGAACTCCGCCGACGGTCGGGCGGCGGCCTCCCGGGCCAACTTGAACGAGTCGCCGGTCACGTCGGCGAACTGGATCACTTCGTCGCGCTGGTAGTGGTGCCCGAGCACGAAGACCCGGTCACCGAGGGCCGCCTTGGCGGCGGTGGCCCGGGCGACCAGGTCCGGGTCGCTGGGCGCCGGCAGGTCCCCGGGACACTCCACGCCGCGCTCGGTCGCCGGATCGGCACCCCGGCCGAGCAGCAGCAGAGCGGTCGCGGTGCTGGATGGCTCAACCCACGTCGAAGTCACGAGATCCATGCTCGCACAGCTCCGCCCGGCTGCGACCGCTGCGCGTGTGGCCTGCCGCACTACGGCGCCATGTCTCCTGCCACACTGCTGATCCATGCGGGTCCTGATCTGTCCGGACAAGTTCGCCGGCACCCTCACCGCGTCCGAGGTCGCCGCCGCCGTCGCGGCCGGCTGGCGGGACCGGGCACCCACCGACGACCTCGTCGAGCTGCCGCTGTCGGACGGGGGACCCGGGTTCATCGACGCCGTGGCCGGCCCGACCGGCGGCCGGCGGATCACCGTACCGACGGTCGATCCGCTCGGCCGGCCGGCCGTCGGCGAGATCCTGCTGGTCGACGGTCCGGCCGGGCGGACCGGGTACGTCGAGAGCGCCCAGGCCTGCGGACTGCACCTGCTGACGCCGGCCGAGCGTGACCCGAAACACACCACCTCGTACGGACTCGGTCTGTTGTTGCTGGCCGCCGTCGAGCACGGGGCCGGCCGGGTCGTCGTCGGGCTCGGCGGCTCGGCCACCAACGACGCCGGTGCCGGCATGCTCACCGCGCTCGGCGTCACCCCGCTGGACACCGCCGGCTACGCCCTGCCGTACGGCGGAGCCGCGCTCGCCGCCGCCGAGTCCCTGGACGGCTCGCCCCGGCTGCGCGGTGTCGAACTCGTCGCCGCGACCGACGTCGACAACCCGCTGACCGGGCTGCACGGGGCCAGCAACGTGTACGGCCCGCAGAAGGGCGCCGACCGGGCCGACGTACTGCTGCTCGACGCCGCGCTGGAGCGGTTCGCGGGCGTCCTCGTCGCGGGGTTGCCCGGCTGCCCGCCGCAGCTGGCGGCGCTGCCCGGGGCCGGTGCCGCCGGTGGCATCGGGGCGGCCCTGCTCGCCCTCGGCGGCCGGTGCGAGTCCGGCATCGCGCTGGTCACCGGTCTGATCGGGCTGCCCACCGCGCTGGACGCCGCGGACCTGGTGATCACCGGCGAAGGGTCGTTCGACCATCAGTCGCTGCGCGGCAAGGTGGTCGCCGGGGTGGCCGGCGCGGCTCGGGACCGGGGCCTGCCGTGCGTGGTGCTCGCGGGCCGGGTCTCCACCGGGCGGCGGGAGTCGGCGGCGGCCGGGGTCACCGAGACGTACGCGCTGGTCGACCACTTCGGCGGGGAGACCGGCGGTGGGCTGGAACAGGCGTTGGCCCGCCCGGCCGACGGGCTGCGGCAGATCGCCGCGCGGCTGGCGGGGCAGTGGAGCCGCTGACCCGGCTCAGCCCGGCGGCGTGCTCCGGCCGGCGGCCCGGCCCGGCGGCCCGGCCCGGCGGCCCGGCCCGGCGGCCCGGCCCGGCGGCACCGCCGGCCGGAGCGGGACAAGTGATCTAGGTGGCGAATCACGTCGAGATGTCGCCACCTGGATTGGGAATCGTCGCCGGGGCGGCTAGCGTTAGCCAGTACGGACGAATACGCACCCGTCGCAGGGGAGACTTTCACGTGAGCACTTCAGCGCAGTCCGAAACGACCGAGACCGCGGCACAGACCACCGTCGTCCTGACCGACGTGGCCGCCGAGAAGGTCAAGGCACTGCTCGAGCAGGAGGGTCGCGACGACCTGCGGCTGCGGGTCGCCGTACAGCCGGGCGGCTGCTCTGGCCTGCGTTACCAGCTGTTCTTCGACGAGCGGTCGCTCGACGGCGACGTCGTCGACGACTTCGGCGGTGTCGAGGTGGTCGTCGACCGGATGAGCGCCCCCTACCTCACCGGCGCGAAGATCGACTTCGCCGACCGGATCGACGCGCAGGGCTTCACGATCGACAACCCCAACGCGCAGAACTCCTGCGCGTGTGGTGACTCGTTCCACTGATCTGGTCGGTCGCGTCACCGTCCGGGCCGGTCCGCCGGCACCGGGCGGTCGTGCGTGTCTGATAGTGCTGATTTGAGACTGGTACGGGTTCTGGTCGCCCCGGTGCCGGTA
The sequence above is a segment of the Solwaraspora sp. WMMD406 genome. Coding sequences within it:
- the nadA gene encoding quinolinate synthase NadA, with amino-acid sequence MTSTWVEPSSTATALLLLGRGADPATERGVECPGDLPAPSDPDLVARATAAKAALGDRVFVLGHHYQRDEVIQFADVTGDSFKLAREAAARPSAEFIVFCGVHFMAESADILTGPAQRVILPDLAAGCSMADMAVLGQVETAWEALADAGAADSTVPVTYMNSSADIKGFVGRNGGVVCTSSNAKRALTWAFERGQRVLFLPDQHLGRNTAVLEMGLDADDCVLYDPHKPGGGLTARQLREAKMVLWRGHCSVHGRFTRSSVDEVRMRVPGVNVLVHPECRYEVVTAADQVGSTEYIIKTIEAAPAGSAWAVGTELNLVRRLALAHPDKQVMFLDRAVCYCSTMNRIDLPHLVWALEELVAGRVPNQITVDERTAHFARVALDQMLALP
- a CDS encoding glycerate kinase, which produces MRVLICPDKFAGTLTASEVAAAVAAGWRDRAPTDDLVELPLSDGGPGFIDAVAGPTGGRRITVPTVDPLGRPAVGEILLVDGPAGRTGYVESAQACGLHLLTPAERDPKHTTSYGLGLLLLAAVEHGAGRVVVGLGGSATNDAGAGMLTALGVTPLDTAGYALPYGGAALAAAESLDGSPRLRGVELVAATDVDNPLTGLHGASNVYGPQKGADRADVLLLDAALERFAGVLVAGLPGCPPQLAALPGAGAAGGIGAALLALGGRCESGIALVTGLIGLPTALDAADLVITGEGSFDHQSLRGKVVAGVAGAARDRGLPCVVLAGRVSTGRRESAAAGVTETYALVDHFGGETGGGLEQALARPADGLRQIAARLAGQWSR
- the erpA gene encoding iron-sulfur cluster insertion protein ErpA translates to MSTSAQSETTETAAQTTVVLTDVAAEKVKALLEQEGRDDLRLRVAVQPGGCSGLRYQLFFDERSLDGDVVDDFGGVEVVVDRMSAPYLTGAKIDFADRIDAQGFTIDNPNAQNSCACGDSFH